A segment of the Delphinus delphis chromosome 20, mDelDel1.2, whole genome shotgun sequence genome:
TCAAAATAACCGTCCACAGTGGTGAAGCCTCCCAAGGTCTGATTACCTGTGCGCGATTACCTGTCAGGTCCAAGCCGGGGACAGAGCCTGCCATCGCTCCCTGACAGGAGGGACCCCTGATGGCCACCTCGGTGGGTCTGGCTTCTCACCCAGTGCCCCCCCAGACCCCTTTTGGCCTCTCACTGCCCACCCAGTCTGTGATGGAGACACccagtccccctcccctcctggcctgATCTGGGGCATCCCCTGTCCCAGTGAGGACGTTCTTCCTTCTCTCCGGCTGGGGACTTTGCTGGTTAGTGCAGAGCAGAAGGGACAAAGGAGTGACTTAACGGCTGCGTGCCTGTCAGGAGCAGCGCGTGGAGGGGATGAGCCAGAGCAAGTGGGCTTTGCCTCACTTCTTTACCCTTTCCTCAGAAAAGCCATGgaacagagaagcagaggaggagggcCTTACAGATCAGGCCGCACTGCCCTGTCACTTACACATGGGGAAATGGAGGccgagagaaagaaaaggatatcCTGGCAGGCGTGGGACGCGATCAGAATTAGTGGAATGAATGAACCTTTCCATCCCTTCATCCCCTCTGCCATCTCTCTGGGCCCGTTTCAGCTTTCTCACCACTATTTGAAGTTCAGTCATCAAGAGTGGATGTGATATTCTCGGAGGAGTGCAATTATTGCAAAACATAGCAGAAGGATTCGTGCTTTGCCCTCCAAGTACTTCTCCCGGTTGGGTCTGAAAAGCAAGGGGCTGTTTTAGGAGGTGGTGAGGTCCCTGTCAGGGCAGTGTGCAAGGGTGCTTGTAAGAGCCTCAGAAACCATGACAAGGGTGGTGTGTGGGGTGATGCCACGTCTCCCAGGATCCAGGGCCTCTTGGCCCCgaagctttttaattttcctCAGAGTAGGATTTGGTTCCCACCAGGGGGGTTGGCCTTACTTTTctttcaatgttaatttcctcctCAGTCATCAGACTGATGACATTCTGATACTGCTGTGCGATTTACAAGGTATATTGGGGCTCGCTGGGGGCCAGCTCAGGGTGGGAGCCGGCCAGGCCGATGATGGTGCGTGTGTGTGCTATGGGGGGCGCTCCAGACAGCCTGCTGTGCTCCCCACACCGTGCCACGGCTTCCACGGGGGCCACGCTGCCCCTGGGTGGGAGGTGGACCAGCAGAGCCACCAATATTCCCTTAGCTGGTGGCCTTCATGCCACATTGGGCTCGTTCATGTCCACCGTTAGCTCTGGCTTCTTTTGCCTGCCTGGTGTGTCTCTCCTGTCTTGGCCAGATGGGACCATTTCTGGATTCCTGCCTCTCCTAGACTGAATTCCATGGGAGCCGTGATGGGTGTGGTTCACGCTGTGGACCGTGGCTCCCAGGGCCATCTCCGGGAGAGAAGGGGCCTCTGGGATCTACCCTATTCACACGGGGCTGGGCAGGGACACAGGCCGTTGTGGTTTTCCCCTTCCTTAAAGACTCAGTGTTCCAAATGAGGCCCCTTGGATGCAAACGTTATACCTACTCGCACCCAGTGCATTTCTGCAGACAGTCAGACCCACATCGCCCTGCTCTAGCTCCTCTGCGAGAGTAATGCAGATCTGCCTGGATGCTCTGACTTGGTTCTGCTGGGTGTCCCCTGGCCAGGGGTGTTTGCCCGGGACTGAGAGGATCCTCGGGATGTGGAACTTTCGGTGCTGAAACCAGGAGAGTTCCAGGCAAACTGCGATTCTTGGTCACTTTgcccccagctcctctccctgCAGACCTGCGAGCCCTGTTGTGGGGTTTGAGTGTGCTGAAGCCGAGGATGGTGTGCAGAGGGGGAGataccttctttcctttttatcttcctcttcctttcccaaaAAGAGCATTCATCTTCCCCCTTGTGACCAGTACCATAGTCCGCTATCCACTGTGGCCCTGGCCCTAGGAAAAGAGCTTGTTTGCCATGTCAGCTCCAAGTGCATGGCCTTAAACTGAAGGTTCACCACGGCTGACCGGAGCAGGGCACTTTCTTCTGGTCATTTGTGAAGAACATTCCACAGCTCCAGCCCAAGACTCTTGTTTCACTGTTTGCATATAAGCAGAAGCATCCCTGCCTCTACAGCTGATCCGAATGTGTGTACCTGGGACACTCTTCCCATCCAAATTCAGATCACCTTGGTGTTGGGATGTCGGTAGTTTCAGCTTAGAAATCTTGGTGCTCAACGGGGtcttaggaaagaagaaaatcacacaTGACCTGGAAGGAAGAGCCAGGGGAAATATCTGTGTGGCTTCCTGGGAATCTTCTTTGAGTCATttcactgtttgttttttgtttttttttttctggtgtgaaATTGATTTGGGGCCCCGATCTTTAAACTTACGGGAGTGAATTCCACAAacaaagtttccttttctttcctaggAGCTTTTAATCAGCCATGCAGTTAGCACTGTGCCATTCCAGCCGCCTCACACACTCAGCCACTGGCCTTTAGAAGCAAACAGGTATTGAGGAGCTGACAAGAAATGACTTTTCACTCCTTTTCTGCCTTAACACTGTCACTCACCGCAGGGCTGGCCACGCCCAATTTTCACGAGATCAACCCAACTTGGTTTACAGTGTCAGGCAAGCTCCAGTAAGGAAAAAACCAAAGTCACtgaatacaaaagaatgaaaaaacaaaatcactcaGTTCCATGAATGCAAGTGTTCTGGCTTTGGCTCTCTGGAGCGTGTCTTCCAGAACCCACGGCTGCTCAGCCCTGCTCAGAGCACCTCCTCCTGCTCGGGGCTGGATTTCCATCCCCAGTTACATTGcttccagaaagacaggatcccTGTTGGATGCCCATGAAGCTTATGCTGAGTAAATATTGACAAAGTAGTCTAAAGAGCAAACACTTTGACATTTGTAAGGTCCACTGGAAGgtcttgtatatatttatacagcaGGAATGAGCACCGCATACCAATTTGCCTGAACTTGTTCTGACATAATTCTGCATGGATGGTGTGTGTGCCGGTTGCTGAGAACGGCTGAGTGTACACATGGGGGACACGGCCAGGGCTGGGTAGTGGCGGGTCAGAGTCTTCCTTCCCATCTAGAACAAACCAACACCTGTCCAAGCTTCTATAAGGAAACTTCCTTTAAGCTTCGATAAGACCTACTTTttcagaagggagaaagaaaaaaaaagccacaaaaccTTGTCTTTAATTTATCGCAATTGATgtactttctttttactttgtaaaAATTGTATTGATGTTTTTgtgctttatatttattaaaggtTGAGCCTCAAAAATGTAATGAGTAAAAAATGCTTGCTTAATTTAAATTGTGAATCTGTCTGTTAAGAAATGCATTAGGGGTAGGAGAAGCATAAGACATATTAATTGACAGACAGGAACTGCTGTCTCTGAGGTTGATACAAGTAATTTATTACTTTAGAAATGAATGCCACCTCCAGAATGTGCTTCATTAATTtcaaatttagttttaatttcaaGCTGTTGCCCCTTGAGAAGAATAAGGTGGCAAATTATGTTTgaagagcagatttttttttttttttttgctccaaaGAAACACCACATTTTAActatttaattttacaaataaatgtgCCTGTCTGCTTTGCTGTGTTTTCCCGAGAGCCGAGAAAATGCTCTAGGTAAGATCAACACTGActaatgcttttctttctttctttctttctttctttctctccttctccctgtgtcccttCTTTCTGTCCCACTTGTCCCACCTGTTATCACGGCAGCCTATGTTTCAGATGAGTTAAAGGCTGCCGCCCTGGTAGACGAAGATATAGACCCAGAGGAGAGCCTGACAGATGGGGAGCCCTCGGCTAAGTACATGTGCCCAGAAAAGGAGCTCAGCAAGACCTGCCCCAGCTACCAGAACTCCCCAGCGGCTGAGTTTTCCAGCCACGAGATGGACAGTGAGTCCCACATCAGTGAGACTAGTGACCGGATGGCCGACTTTGAAAGTGGCTCCATGAAGAACGAAGAGGAGGCCAAGGAGGTGGCGGTCCCACCGGAAGACTCGACCGTGTCGGACAGCCTGGAGCAGATGAAGGCCGTGTACAACAACTTCCTCTCCAACTCGTACTGGTCCAGCCTCACCCTCAACCTGCACCAGCCGTCCTCGGAGAAGAATAATgggagctgcagcagcagcagcagtagcagcagcagctgcgGCAGCGGGAGCTTCGACTGGCACCAGAGCGCCATGGCCAAGACCCTGCAGCAGGTGTCACAGAGCCGCGTGCTGCCCGAGCCCAGCCTGTTCAGCACCGTGCAGCTGTACCGGCAGAGCAGCAAGCTCTATGGCTCCATCTTCACGGGGGCCAGCAAGTTCCGCTGCAAAGACTGCAGCGCCGCCTACGACACCCTGGTGGAGTTGACGGTGCACATGAACGAGACGGGGCACTACCGCGACGACAACCACGAGACTGACAACAACAACCCCAAGCGCTGGTCCAAGCCCCGCAAACGCTCGCTGCTGGaaatggaagggaaggaggacGCCCAGAAGGTGTTGAAGTGCATGTACTGCGGCCACTCGTTCGAGTCCCTCCAGGACTTGAGTGTCCACATGATCAAAACGAAACACTACCAAAAAGTGCCTCTGAAGGAACCTGTCACTCCCGTCGCAGCCAAAATCATCCCTGCCACTCGCAAGAAGGCCTCGCTGGAGCTGGAGCTCCCCAGCTCCCCGGACTCCACCGGCGGCACCCCCAAAGCTGCCATGGCGGACACGAACGACGTGCTTCAGAAGAACTCCAACCCGTACATCACGCCAAATAACCGCTACGGCCACCAGAACGGGGCCAGCTACGCCTGGCACTTCGAGGCCCGCAAGTCCCAGATCCTCAAGTGCATGGAGTGCGGCAGCTCGCACGACACGCTGCAGGAGCTCACGGCCCACATGATGGTGACTGGCCACTTCATCAAGGTCACCAACTCGGCCATGAAGAAGGGGAAGCCCATCATGGAGACGCCTGTCACGCCCAGCATCGCCACCCTGCTGGACGAGAAGGTGCAATCCGTGCCCCTGGCCGCCACCACCTTCACGTCCCCCTCCAACACGCCCGCCAGCGTCTCCCCGAAACTGAACGTGGAGGTCAAGAAGGAGGCCGACAAGGAGAAAGTGGTCACAGACGAGAAGcctaaggaaaaggagaaggcgTGTGAGGAGGAGAAGTACGACATCTCTTCCAAGTACCACTATTTGACTGAGAACGACTTAGAAGAGAGTCCCAAGGGGGGGCTCGATATCCTCAAGTCCCTAGAAAACACAGTGACGTCTGCCATCAATAAGGCCCAGAACGGCACCCCCAGCTGGGGGGGCTACCCCAGCATCCACGCCGCCTACCAGCTCCCCAACATGATGAagctgtctctgggctccgcggGGAAGAGCGCAGCCCTGAAGCCCATGTTCGGCAACAGTGACATCGTGTCCCCCACAAAGAACCAGACCCTGATCTCTCCGCCCAGCAGCCAGACCTCCCCCATGCCCAAGACAAACTTTCACGCCATGGAGGAGCTGGTGAAAAAGGTCACCGAGAAAGTTGCCAAAGTTGAGGAGAAAATGAAGGAGCCCGAGGGCAAGCTTTCTCCGCCCAAGCGGGCCACCCCGTCCCCGTGCAGCAGCGACATCAGCGAGCCCATCAGGATGGAGGCGTCCAGCGACGGGGGCTTCAAAAGCCAGGAGgacagccccagcccccagcggGATGGCTGCAAGGAAGGGAGCCCCCCAGCAGAGCCGGTGGAGAACGGCAAGGACCTGGTGAAGCCCCTGAGCAGCGGCCTGAGCAGCAGCACGGCCATCATCACCGACCACCCGCCAGAGCAGCCCTTCGTTAACCCTCTGAGCGCCCTCCAGTCGGTCATGAACATCCACCTGGGCAAGGCTGCCaagccctccctgcctgccctcgACCCCATGAGCATGCTCTTCAAGATGAGCAACAGCCTGGCCGAGAAGGCAGCGGTGgccacacccccacccctgcagtcCAAGAAGGTGGACCACCTCGACCGCTATTTCTACCACGTCAGCAACGACCAACCCATAGACTTGACAAAAGGGAAGAGTGACAAAGGCTGCCCTTTGGGTTCAGTGCTTTTGTCACCCACGTCCACATCCCCAGCAACCTCCTCATCCACGGTGACAACGGCAAAGACGTCCGCCGTCGTGTCGTTCATGTCCAACTCGCCGCTCCGCGAGAACGCCTTGTCAGATATATCCGATATGCTGAAGAACTTGACAGAGAGCCACACGTCAAAGTCCTCCACCCCTTCCAGCATCTCCGAGAAGTCTGACATTGACGGCGCCACCCTGGAGGAGGCCGAGGAGGTGACGCCTGCGCAAAAGAGGAAGGGCCGCCAATCAAACTGGAACCCCCAGCACCTGCTGATCCTCCAGGCCCAGTTTGCCGCCAGCCTCCGGCAGACCTCG
Coding sequences within it:
- the TSHZ3 gene encoding teashirt homolog 3, producing MPRRKQQAPRRAAAYVSDELKAAALVDEDIDPEESLTDGEPSAKYMCPEKELSKTCPSYQNSPAAEFSSHEMDSESHISETSDRMADFESGSMKNEEEAKEVAVPPEDSTVSDSLEQMKAVYNNFLSNSYWSSLTLNLHQPSSEKNNGSCSSSSSSSSSCGSGSFDWHQSAMAKTLQQVSQSRVLPEPSLFSTVQLYRQSSKLYGSIFTGASKFRCKDCSAAYDTLVELTVHMNETGHYRDDNHETDNNNPKRWSKPRKRSLLEMEGKEDAQKVLKCMYCGHSFESLQDLSVHMIKTKHYQKVPLKEPVTPVAAKIIPATRKKASLELELPSSPDSTGGTPKAAMADTNDVLQKNSNPYITPNNRYGHQNGASYAWHFEARKSQILKCMECGSSHDTLQELTAHMMVTGHFIKVTNSAMKKGKPIMETPVTPSIATLLDEKVQSVPLAATTFTSPSNTPASVSPKLNVEVKKEADKEKVVTDEKPKEKEKACEEEKYDISSKYHYLTENDLEESPKGGLDILKSLENTVTSAINKAQNGTPSWGGYPSIHAAYQLPNMMKLSLGSAGKSAALKPMFGNSDIVSPTKNQTLISPPSSQTSPMPKTNFHAMEELVKKVTEKVAKVEEKMKEPEGKLSPPKRATPSPCSSDISEPIRMEASSDGGFKSQEDSPSPQRDGCKEGSPPAEPVENGKDLVKPLSSGLSSSTAIITDHPPEQPFVNPLSALQSVMNIHLGKAAKPSLPALDPMSMLFKMSNSLAEKAAVATPPPLQSKKVDHLDRYFYHVSNDQPIDLTKGKSDKGCPLGSVLLSPTSTSPATSSSTVTTAKTSAVVSFMSNSPLRENALSDISDMLKNLTESHTSKSSTPSSISEKSDIDGATLEEAEEVTPAQKRKGRQSNWNPQHLLILQAQFAASLRQTSEGKYIMSDLSPQERMHISRFTGLSMTTISHWLANVKYQLRRTGGTKFLKNLDTGHPVFFCNDCASQIRTPSTYISHLESHLGFRLRDLSKLSTEQINNQIAQTKSPSEKLVTSSPEEDLGTSYQCKLCNRTFASKHAVKLHLSKTHGKSPEDHLLYVSELEKQ